A genomic window from Microvirga sp. TS319 includes:
- a CDS encoding YeeE/YedE family protein, whose translation MDQFTPLSALLGGLLIGASAALLIVMNGRVAGISGILGGLLRPVRNDIGWRISFIAGLCAAPMIYAALGGVLPNVEFTAPMSVLTAAGLIVGFGTRLGAGCTSGHGVCGIARLSPRSIVATLVFMTTAVATVFVTRHVMGL comes from the coding sequence ATGGATCAGTTTACTCCCTTATCGGCGCTCTTAGGGGGCCTTCTCATCGGCGCGTCCGCGGCTTTGCTCATCGTGATGAACGGGCGTGTCGCGGGCATCAGCGGCATTCTCGGCGGCTTGTTGAGGCCCGTCCGAAATGACATCGGTTGGCGGATCTCCTTTATCGCCGGTTTATGTGCGGCTCCCATGATCTATGCTGCGCTCGGGGGCGTCTTGCCGAATGTCGAATTCACCGCGCCCATGTCCGTACTGACGGCAGCCGGGCTGATCGTCGGCTTCGGCACCCGGCTGGGGGCGGGCTGCACGAGCGGCCACGGTGTCTGCGGCATCGCGCGGCTTTCCCCACGCTCCATCGTTGCGACGCTCGTTTTCATGACGACCGCCGTCGCGACGGTCTTCGTCACCCGGCATGTGATGGGGCTCTAA
- a CDS encoding MBL fold metallo-hydrolase, which yields MSAAVSAPGSSSLRSRPVVKGFYEKRTGSIQYVVADPETRKCAIIDPVLDFDPSSGTTATVSADELLAYIEREGYRLEWILDTHPHADHFSAAGYLKDKTGAPTAIGEKVVEVQKLWKRIYNWPDSFPTDGSQWDRLFADGERFKVGSLDVEVMFTPGHTLASIAYLVGDAAFIHDTLFMPDSGTARADFPGGSAKALWQSILRIMALPDGTRLFTGHDYRPDGRAPQWESTVALQRQDNKHLVKARTEEEFVALRDARDRELPMPKLILQALQVNISGGRLPKPESNGRRYLKIPLDALEGAHWSE from the coding sequence ATGTCTGCCGCTGTGTCCGCCCCGGGTTCCTCATCTCTGAGAAGCCGTCCTGTCGTGAAAGGCTTCTATGAGAAGCGCACCGGCAGTATTCAATATGTCGTCGCCGATCCCGAGACGAGGAAATGCGCCATCATCGACCCGGTGCTCGACTTCGACCCGAGTTCCGGCACGACAGCGACTGTCTCAGCAGACGAACTCCTGGCTTACATCGAACGCGAAGGGTATCGCCTGGAGTGGATTCTCGATACGCATCCCCATGCCGACCACTTCTCCGCAGCCGGTTACCTGAAGGACAAGACCGGAGCTCCCACGGCCATCGGCGAGAAGGTGGTCGAGGTCCAGAAGCTCTGGAAGAGAATCTACAACTGGCCGGACAGCTTCCCGACCGATGGCTCGCAATGGGACAGGCTGTTCGCCGATGGCGAGCGCTTCAAGGTCGGCAGCCTCGATGTGGAGGTGATGTTCACGCCCGGCCATACGCTGGCTTCCATCGCTTACCTCGTGGGTGACGCCGCCTTCATTCACGATACGCTCTTCATGCCGGACAGCGGCACGGCGCGGGCCGATTTTCCCGGAGGATCCGCGAAGGCGCTGTGGCAGAGCATCCTGCGCATCATGGCCCTGCCGGACGGCACGCGTCTGTTCACCGGGCATGACTACCGACCCGACGGACGCGCTCCGCAGTGGGAAAGCACGGTCGCTCTGCAGCGCCAGGACAATAAGCATCTCGTGAAGGCGAGGACGGAAGAAGAATTCGTCGCCTTGCGAGACGCCCGGGACCGTGAACTGCCGATGCCGAAGCTGATCCTGCAAGCCCTGCAGGTGAATATCAGCGGCGGGCGTCTGCCAAAGCCTGAAAGCAACGGCAGACGCTACCTCAAGATACCGCTGGATGCCCTCGAAGGGGCTCACTGGAGCGAGTGA
- a CDS encoding NAD(P)-binding domain-containing protein yields MSASTAVTIVGAGPYGLSLAAHLGGLGVDYRIIGRPMESWMSKMPKGMLLKSAGFASNLHDPERAFTLREFYKDHGYDYADVDRPIPLETFSSYGVAFQQRFVPNVENEELVALDKVPGGFDLHMRSGTSFRTSKVVIAVGFSHFQYLPELLTPLRGQSVSHAAEHHDLQRFQGQRVAVLGGGASAIDLAVLLHEAHANVQLITRKPAIAFSGPWGGRSRPLLEQIRYPLSGIGPGWKQRLLADLPWLYRYLPEQQRIRIAQTFLGPAGGWDMKSRAAPVPLLARRSLQEASAAKHGVQLRLDTEDGSAETVEVDHVICATGYKADVHRLPFLKPDILEHLRLTGKTPQLSVNYESSVPGLYFMGFVSATTFGPVMRFVFGAGFASRRISRHLERRV; encoded by the coding sequence ATGTCTGCTTCAACCGCTGTTACTATCGTTGGCGCTGGTCCTTATGGATTGTCCCTTGCGGCACACTTGGGCGGGTTGGGCGTCGATTATCGGATAATCGGTAGACCTATGGAGAGCTGGATGAGCAAGATGCCCAAAGGCATGTTGCTCAAGTCAGCCGGCTTCGCATCGAACCTTCATGATCCTGAACGGGCTTTTACGCTCAGAGAGTTTTACAAAGACCACGGCTATGACTACGCGGATGTCGATCGTCCAATTCCGCTCGAGACATTCTCTTCCTATGGGGTCGCATTTCAGCAGCGCTTTGTGCCGAACGTCGAGAATGAGGAGCTGGTTGCGTTAGACAAAGTTCCAGGCGGGTTCGACCTGCACATGAGGAGCGGGACTTCGTTTAGGACGAGCAAGGTTGTGATCGCGGTAGGTTTCAGTCACTTTCAATACCTGCCAGAGTTGCTTACTCCTCTGCGCGGTCAAAGTGTCTCACACGCTGCTGAGCATCACGATCTTCAGCGGTTCCAGGGCCAGCGCGTGGCGGTTCTTGGCGGTGGCGCATCCGCCATTGACTTAGCGGTCCTCCTCCACGAAGCGCACGCAAATGTTCAGCTGATCACGCGCAAGCCGGCCATCGCTTTCAGCGGTCCTTGGGGAGGACGCTCACGTCCCTTGCTGGAGCAGATCCGCTATCCCTTGTCGGGCATCGGACCAGGATGGAAGCAGCGACTGCTCGCTGACCTCCCTTGGCTCTATCGCTATTTGCCAGAGCAGCAGCGTATACGGATAGCCCAAACCTTTCTGGGCCCAGCGGGAGGATGGGATATGAAAAGTCGGGCGGCACCTGTTCCTCTGTTGGCACGGCGTTCACTGCAGGAGGCCAGTGCCGCCAAACATGGCGTGCAACTACGCTTAGACACCGAGGATGGATCCGCCGAAACGGTAGAGGTTGATCACGTCATTTGTGCAACAGGCTATAAGGCTGATGTGCATCGACTGCCCTTCCTGAAGCCAGATATTCTTGAACATCTGCGGCTTACCGGAAAGACTCCGCAGCTGTCCGTAAATTATGAAAGTTCAGTTCCGGGGCTGTATTTCATGGGATTCGTATCAGCCACGACATTTGGCCCCGTGATGCGTTTCGTGTTTGGAGCAGGTTTTGCCTCACGAAGAATATCAAGGCATTTGGAGCGGCGAGTTTGA
- a CDS encoding DUF6691 family protein, with translation MRTMISAFASGLLFGLGLIVSQMVNPAKVLGFLDIMGDWDPSLAFVMGGAVMMSALGYWFARRRGIPVLAARHEIPARRDLDPRLIAGAALFGIGWGLVGLCPGPALVALTFGPHDVVVFAAAMIAGMAIFRFMPAGWPRIALRRESLSLDG, from the coding sequence ATGCGCACAATGATCTCCGCTTTCGCGTCCGGCCTGCTGTTCGGCCTCGGGCTGATCGTTTCGCAGATGGTCAACCCTGCGAAGGTGCTCGGCTTCCTCGACATTATGGGGGACTGGGACCCGAGCCTCGCCTTCGTCATGGGAGGTGCGGTGATGATGTCGGCGCTGGGATATTGGTTCGCCCGGCGTCGCGGCATCCCTGTGCTCGCTGCCCGTCATGAAATTCCGGCACGCCGCGATCTCGATCCTCGCCTGATCGCCGGAGCCGCTCTCTTCGGCATCGGCTGGGGACTGGTGGGGCTATGTCCCGGGCCCGCGCTGGTGGCGCTGACATTCGGCCCGCACGATGTGGTCGTTTTCGCCGCTGCCATGATTGCCGGCATGGCCATCTTCCGGTTCATGCCGGCGGGCTGGCCCCGGATTGCGCTCCGCCGCGAATCGTTGAGCCTCGATGGCTAA
- a CDS encoding ArsR/SmtB family transcription factor — MSKRELDLQTFERQAAEVADILRALANERRLMILCKLVQWGEANVTSLAEAAGLSQSALSQHLAKMRDEGIVTFRRERQTIWYRIADPRIEQLFATLYGLFCKQAESRRSI; from the coding sequence GTGTCGAAGAGAGAATTGGACCTTCAGACTTTCGAGAGGCAGGCTGCCGAGGTTGCGGATATCCTGCGGGCGCTCGCCAACGAGCGGCGGCTGATGATATTATGTAAGCTGGTGCAGTGGGGCGAAGCCAATGTGACGTCGCTGGCGGAAGCCGCCGGCCTCTCTCAGTCCGCGTTGTCTCAGCACCTCGCCAAGATGCGCGACGAAGGGATTGTCACCTTTCGCCGCGAAAGGCAGACGATCTGGTACAGAATTGCCGATCCGCGCATCGAGCAGCTCTTTGCGACGCTCTACGGCCTGTTCTGTAAACAGGCGGAATCCAGGAGGTCCATTTAG